The genomic stretch GTTATCCGCCAGATGTGGGTAAGCAACATGCCCCTGAACACCGTGAACCCGCAGATTGGCGGTGATGGAGCCGCGTCGGCCATTTTTCACCACATCGCCAACACGTTCGGTACTGGATGGCTCGCCGACCAGGCAATAGTCCAACCGTTCCTGACGCGCCATCAATGCTTCGACCACCTTGACGGTACCGTTAACGGCACTGGCTTCTTCGTCAGAGGTGATGAGAAACGCCAGCCGCCCCTGATGATTAGGATGCGCAGCAACGAAACGTTCTGCTGCCACCACCATGGCGGCCAGCGAGCCTTTCATGTCTGCCGCACCGCGCCCAAACAACATGCCATCGCGAATGGTGGGTTCAAAGGGGGGGGTCTGCCACTGGCTTTGGTTGCCAACCGGTACCACATCAGTGTGACCGGCAAATGCCAGTGTCTTTCCCTGGCCTCGCCAGGCCCAGAAATTCTGGGTATCACCGAAATCCATTGCTTCAATAATAAAGCCGATAGCTTTCAGACGCTCAATCATCAGTGCCTGACAGCCCGCGTCATCGGGGCTGAGGGACGGGCGTTTAATGAGTTGCTGGGCCAGTTCAATTACCGGGCAAGACATGTGCGGTATTCTCCGTAAAAAAGTGCTGATAGCTGTCGTCACTAAAACCAAGCAGGGTTTTCCCATCATCGGTTACCAGTAACGGGCGTTTTATCAACGCCGGTTGCTCCAGCATAACAGCTTTTGCCGCCACGTCGTTGTTGATGCTGTTACGATAGGCTTCGTCCAGCTTACGCCAGGTGGTGCCGCGGGTGTTGAGCAACGGCTGCCAGCCGATGTCATCTATAAATGATTGCAGACGCTCTGCGGTTAACCCGTCTGCCCGGTAGTCGTGGAAGCGATAGTCGATACGATGCTCTTCCAGCCAGCGACGGGCCTTCTTTATGGTGTCGCAGTTCTTGATTCCGTACAGGATGATAGCCATATATTTAAAACTCGTTATTTTTCATGTTATAAGGCGAAAAAGCATACCGCATAACGATGAAATACGGCAGAGTATTAAAATTATCTTAAGAAATCATAGGGTTGGAATTAACGAAAAGTTGCGGAAATGCGAAAGAGAGCACA from Dickeya zeae NCPPB 2538 encodes the following:
- a CDS encoding ArsC family reductase; the encoded protein is MAIILYGIKNCDTIKKARRWLEEHRIDYRFHDYRADGLTAERLQSFIDDIGWQPLLNTRGTTWRKLDEAYRNSINNDVAAKAVMLEQPALIKRPLLVTDDGKTLLGFSDDSYQHFFTENTAHVLPGN
- the dapE gene encoding succinyl-diaminopimelate desuccinylase; its protein translation is MSCPVIELAQQLIKRPSLSPDDAGCQALMIERLKAIGFIIEAMDFGDTQNFWAWRGQGKTLAFAGHTDVVPVGNQSQWQTPPFEPTIRDGMLFGRGAADMKGSLAAMVVAAERFVAAHPNHQGRLAFLITSDEEASAVNGTVKVVEALMARQERLDYCLVGEPSSTERVGDVVKNGRRGSITANLRVHGVQGHVAYPHLADNPVHRAMSALNELVETVWDQGNEFFPPTSMQIANINAGTGSNNVIPGELFVQFNFRFSTELTDELIKEQVKTLLDSHQLNYTLEWQLSGHPFLTGRGELVDAVVNAVEHYSEITPQLLTTGGTSDGRFIARMGTQVVELGPVNATIHKVNECVSAADLQLLSRMYQRIMEQLIA